Part of the Falco cherrug isolate bFalChe1 chromosome 1, bFalChe1.pri, whole genome shotgun sequence genome, ccagaGATTTACTGTAAATAATTGTACCATTGGACACAGCTGTTAAAGCATGAAAAGTACAAACTACTATACAATGCTGGAAACAACCCCTTCTATTAGTTCTAGAAGAAACGCCAATGGCTGAAGACAACGGAGAAAAAAGCTtcataattcatttttaatatgtaatttGAAACAGCCAATTGAATTAAACAGGAACTTGGAATTAGGGCCAGTTCAGAACATTCTCAAAGAGTTTCATATGGAAAATGCTGAACAGATAAAATTCAACAACTGCAGAAGAATGTACTAATTTTCtcaaaatatgacaaaaatacCAGAGCGCTTAATTTTGACTTTgaagtttgttcttttttcttgtataaCCTGGTTGAAATGACAATATAGTTTATTCAACATTTCcaatagcatttttttcctttccagaattTTTATTCCACGGAAAAGTACATTCTGACTCAGTGAAGAGACATTTTTGAATATCAAATTTTCCCAAGAAAtgtaaactgcattttaatcaATAGCACTggtaaagaaatagaaaaggttTTAATACTGAATAGCATAAATGCATGTCAGATACTGACAACATAAGCAAAAGCACTTAACAGTcaagtttttagaaaaataactttttcaaatAAGAGAAATCTTGCCGAATAAGACAATCTGGGTTTGCAATCTTTCATTTAAACGCAAAAGCAACCCACTCTCCAGATCCCTGCTAATCACATTTAACTGTGAATCATGTGCAACGTGTTTAAAGATAAGAGTTTCTGTCATGAGGTCCAGTGATTTATTTCAGCAGTTGCCACTGCTGTTGTGGATCTAACCTAAAGACCCAGAAGTAGCAAAATGTGATAGATCAGAGCATGTCATAACCTTACCAACTAACACACTAATGCAAAATAGGGTGGGGTGATGAAAGATTCCTGTCCAGTCAGACTCTCAGAACAGATAGTTCAGAAGTTGCGAATGTCCACAGCTTCACCTGCACCTTCGGAAAATTAAcagaaagatgataaaaattTTGCTTGATGAGGGCAACAGAAATTGTGATGAGGAATATAATCTGCAGGAACTAAACAGTCCTGATTCTGCCTTTCAGTGTGTTCATGTCCATCATGAAAGAACCAACATCCAGCAGCTCTGACTGGATTGCAGTCTTCTCCCTTCTTGACAATGAGAAACTAGTGCCTGAGCAAAACGTGGGGGTGCAAGGGAAACCAGCAACAGCAAGCAATAGCAAGAAGAACTGGCAAGGCGACTCTTGCAAGGACTGATGCTTATCTATATCACAGCACTAGATTGGCCATCATGTTACACTACTGCACAGCACATTTTATCCAAATGGGAGATAACCCATATACCAGCCACTTACGGTATTAACTGaaaatttcaaagagaaaaaatattaaatcagcATTTCCCAAAAAAAGCTCAATAAATCAACCAGAATTTAGTACATTAGACAAAGAGAAATATCTCAAGCAACAAGTTTCAACTAACCTTCCCAAGGGTGAGAGTACAATTTACTTTTGGTTTAGCATTTCGAAGGTAAAGGGTAGTTTGCAGGGCTCTCTCCACAGGATAAAGATTTCCCTTCACACAGCACTTGCTTTCAGTGACAACTGTGCATGATCTATTACCATCCAATCACACTTTGGTCAGCTACACTCAAGTgaaaaagcatctgttttcacacacaaaaaaacagtAGCACTTTTTAAGGTGAGACTTCCCGAGTCTCAACAGCTGACAGGCTAGGAATTAATAGCAATTGTGACACTGCTCGCTTATACCCCCCCGCCAGAAAAAGTCTGCCCTTAAGGATCAGCACATGCACAGGAGCAGAAACTGTACCATCTACTAGCAAAGTCCTTACAAGAGCTGGAAACATAAAACCCTCAGGAGCACAGTGTAGTTTAAAGAAGCAAGGTTTGGGAAGTACTTTGTGAGCCACCAACAGAAGATGCTTGAAGCATCAACTGCAGATGTACATTAACATAGATACTACTACAATTTGAAAGTCCCCTGTCATTGCTGAAATACATACTGCAACTCTTAATCACAAATTCCCCTGACTCATTATGCTTCTCCTGGTTCCTGAATTTCTATACTTAAGCTCAGAAATTAATGCAAGCAATGTGAATGTTAACAATACAGGAAAGCATTGTGGgctttttacagttgttgaCTCACACTTctgcctgtgctccctgccctgcccaagTAACAATTTAAGCAAAGAattcactgttttaaaatgggTCAGCAATACAAAGGTTTTTCTTACCTCTCAATGTAAAAAGAAGCTATCTAAAGTCACCAGACGGAATCAAGACTTACCTCACAGATCATTTTCCaaatgaataagaaaaaaataattctttttaatgcaaaattccgtattttccagcagacatcAATATCCAGCCCTCACAAGTTCtgccactgaaaataaaatccaagaaCAACTTTTATACTTGATCccctttcctttgtttcctatGAACTGCAGCATGTTAGCGCcctctgaaaaatcaaagaattgCTTTCCCAGGTGATATGTAAGGCTCTTAACTAtttcctgcctgtgccagcaaGACTCCTCCCAACTTCTCTCCACTTTAATTCAAACAGCAAGGCACTAAAATAAGAGAAGCCCATGAATCTTGACTTGGGTATCTGTATGAGCAGATGGACTTCCAAATAACTCCTTTGATAGCATCTGACCAAACTATCCCAACAGTGTCTCCAGCCATACAAGGAATAGCCTGTTCTCACCATACCCAGCCACCTTAAAAAGGGAAGCTGCACAGTGATGTCCCATTAAGTAAACACAATCCCCTACCTGCCCTCTTCCTGTGGTGAGAGATGATGGGACAATAATGCCTACAGAGAACAAGCCTGAAAAGTGGGCAGCAGCCAAAATACTtggcaacaagaaaaaaaatgaacacatataaattataaataaaaaataaaaataataataaaaaccccatCATCAGCCTGAAGTCACCACAAGAACAGAGACCACAAGCTCAATGAGCTGCCAGGAGCACACTACCCCAAGGGCAATGGCATAGTCAAGGCTTTTTGTCATTATTCCATTTGCAAGTTGGGCATTTGGGGTTTTCCACACCCCCCCCAATTGTCCATTTTTTATACAGATTTACAGAAAATTCAATTTCTACCACGATGTGGACAAGCAAGGACAACAGGCCAGCTCTCCCTTTGTGCATGTTACAATTATCCCAGGTCTACATGGAAATGCCTACAAGATTTGCCTCATTTACCTAACTTTGCAGCAGATCAAAGAGTGCACCAATTTGCGTGCAGACCTCCGTGCCATGCAGCCACAGAAGAGCCCACTGCAGTCAGCACCATCCCCTGAAACACGGTGTAAAATGGCACCTCAGCCACCACCCCTGCCACCTCACCTCCTCACAGCACCTGCAGAATGTGGCCTGCTGCGGGCTCTTTCCAGCCTGACAGCACAACACCGCTGCGAAACGTGGCACCCTAGCAGGCCTTTACACCAAAAATCAGGCTGGATCCAGCTGTGCAAGCCCATAGGGACTAGGGGTCTCCCCACAGGCAGGGGCTCCCTGAGGAGATGAGGTCCACACCCACAGCCAGCACCTGACTGCAGGCCCAGGTAGAGCCCCCTGCCGCCCACAgtctgggaaaagcagaaaaacctcATCTCCATCAGTTTTAGCCTCCTACTACGCGCTAAGGCAGCCTCACAGGCAACTCACACGAAGCACCCACCACAACCACCCCCCCCGCCTGCATCTAAGGAGAGCGCGGCTGCTGCCTGCGCCTTTAAACCTGCCGGGAGGCTCCGCCCTCCCCGCCGCTggccccgccccgctgccgcgCGGCTCTTCCGGCTGCCGCCCCGCCCCTTCCGCCCCCGTTTCGTTAAGGCCCCTGAGGTGCGGTGGTGGTGTTGCTGACGGTGAGGGGGGCCAGGCGGCGGGATGGTGGGGCTTGGGGTCTGCCTGGAGTTGCGGtctgggtggtggtggaggttCTGAGCTGAGACCCGGTGCTCGCGGGGCAGGGCTTTGCCCCTCAGCTCTCTTGGCGGGCAGGTTGTTGAGGCTGGGCCTGGTGCGGAGGGCTGTGGAGACGTGGAGGGCGGGCGGAAGCCTTCGGATCTGTTCGACCTTACTGGCTTTATCCTTTTAGTCGCTGGGGGAGACGTCCAGCCTAGCTGTCTGGCTCTTATCTTTCTGGTAGCTCCCTTGTGCTTGGTGGGTTTTGCCTATTCTGTACACTCTCGTCTCTCCCTGACGTGGGCCCTGTGTGGATGTTGGTGCTCGGTGTGTTTTACCGGAGGGACTCTTGTACTGACTTCCTTCTCCAGCCTTGTGGCTCACACAGCCGAGTCAAGGGTGGTAAAAGCAACCCCAGACATTGCTGCTTGAAGCATTTCATCCTGTGGATGTGTCTCTGCATCCCTAAACTTCTGTTTCGATGTGTTGCAACATCAAAGCAAGTGTCATTTAGCCTTATGAGATGAAGAAGCCTTAGGAGACTTCAACAGGTGTGTTTAACAGTACATAGGTGGGTAGGAGAGGAAaagattattaattttaatgttgGTTCAAGTCTTCTAATGTTTAGCTATCTATTTTGCCCATGATTCTTGCAAGAGTGGTGTAAAAAGCTTTCCCTaattaaacaaagcaaatgagGTGGTGGAGTATAATTACTTACAGGAAAGAGCTAACTCAAAAGTGATCACGCTTACTGTGGGTTACCCAACTGTTTGATATGTCATTCATCCTTTGAGAAGCTTATTACTACTCTTGGGTTTCATCAGCTCAGCTAATAATGAGATACAGAGAAGTAAATTACTTTCTGAACAAAAGTTAGAGGCCCCTCCCTGTTTGGATTAACTCTGGTTATATACAGACCTGATTAACAGGTCTCCAGCAAAAACAGGTGCTGGAGTGAGTTAAATTCATAGTAACTCCCACAGCTAGTTATTTCTGTATTGTATGTGTGACGATAGGTATGATTCAAAGAAACTTTGTGGGATAAGGTCTCATCCTTGCACTATTATGTCCATTTTTACTGCCATCCTGAAGTAACTTTTCCTGGTAATGGGAGCGTGTTAGTTTAAAACAAGGCTGAGGCAGTGCAGTATATGGAATTTTGAACTACTTGTTTCTACCCTGTATTTCCAACAAAATGACCTGATTAAGCTGTTAGTCTGAAATGGAAATCATTATTTTGGTATTGATCAGAAACCGGTTatgttttttgttaaaataacatATCTGCTTCCTTGTTGCCAGGCACTGGATGACCATAACTAAACAATGTCTGTACCACGTGGAGCTGTCCATGCAAAATGGATAGTAGGGAAAGTAATAGGaaccaaaatgcagaaaactgctAAAGTGAGAGTGACAAGGCTTGTGCTAGATCCTTACCTACTAAAGGTAAAAGCTGGTTAATGGTTTGTCCTGCATGGTAACTTTTGTACTGTGTGGAGGAATGTTTTATTGATTTGGTTCTTAGAATTTTTGATAGCTTTTTATAATGCAAATTCTTAAGGAACTTGCATAACAATTAGGCTGTGGGGGTGACTGTcaagaagatgaaaagcagtGTGTTGTGAGGACACTTACTTACAAATTATCTGCTAAATGTGTTTCTTTGAAGTGCTTTGTTAATGCACTTATTTGATCTCAGTTGAGAAGGtaagtttttgttgtttcacacttagatttcatttttcatattgatttgtaatatttttgctttggagaCTTGACATATTAGTCACTTCTACAGTGAATTTTGTAGCAGTTTTCCTGTATGCATAATTGTACGTGTTCTTAGTATTTGTGATCTGCTGTACAAGCTCTGTATTTATCACTTCTTGTCAATGTATTTCAACCAGGAAGgttaaaagtagtatttttttccatttttagatAGGGAAACTGGTATATGTGGGTGAAATAGCTTGCCTTTTGTGACCAGAAGGTTAAGGATAGTGTTAGGATTAGATAATGGGTCTTGTGGATTCCAGTCCAATATCTTATCCGTAAAAGATCCTGTTAATTCTTTCTCAAAAGAAAGATTCTGATTTCTGCAGTTCAATAAGAATAAATACTggatttttatataaaagaaaattgagCGAGAAAACTCTCAAATGGAAAACTTCAAAGTACTGATTTCAGGGCTGATGAACTTTAGACATAATAGGATGAATAAGAACTAAAATCAGTTCTTGAAGTGTGGACTGCACAGGAAAGTCATGCAGCTTGGAAGAGCCAAGGCTGCTGTCTTGCTCAAGCAGTGTTgatgaggaggaaaggaaaggctAACACAGCAGAACTAGAGAGCAGAGAGGCCAGTGGCAAGTGGTGGTGCTAGGAAGGGGAATCTGTTAAGTGATGagcttgttattttttcctgtatccAAGTGTTCGCTATGAACAGCTCTTTGTACTTGGCTctttcttccccatctccttttctgcaggctcAGCTGGCAACAGCATCCTGATGAGGGAGATTGTCAGGGAATGGTCTTGCTGTGCTTTCTTTGGAAAGACAGTAGAGTGCACAGTTGCATTTCTCTTCATGATCCAAACTGagtattgttaaaaaaaatacattagagTTGACTTCTCCTTCATAAAATTTAGTTTGGTTTATATTAACTATACATTTGCCAGTTGCTTAATTTTGAAATCTAATGccaaggtttctttttttctttctgcagttctttAACAAACGAAAAACCTATTTTGCCCATGATCCATTGCAGCAGTGTGTTGTTGGAGACATTGTTCTTCTGAAAGCTTTGCCTGAGCGAAGGAGCAAACATGTGAAGCATGAACTGGCTGAAATTGTTTTCAAGGTTGGAAATGTTATAGATCCAATAACAGGAAAGCCCTGTGCAGGAACCAGATTCCTTGAAAATCTGTCAGATTCGGAAAATCTGACAGAGGCAGATACTACCTATCTAAGTGAAAAACTTCAGGAACTTAAAGTTCATTCAACAGACAAATAGTCGGCGAAAATACTTCAACAGAGAGCTTTCCAGCTTGTCCCTGTCAGGAATGTTTGTGGCCCTGCTGTTGTATGTtaaatgtttcagtgaaagctgtagtaaaaaaaaaatagtaaatgtaGTTGCTTATAAGAACAGATGTTACAGATTGATAGGCACCTCAAAtcattaaatgaaaacacaggaaatgtGAGCTTAGTGTTAACACTTCATTTTGCTGCATGTAGTTTGGCCCCAAGCCTTGACAGTTTGAAAAGCCAGCTGCTCACTTGGAGTGACTCTTCTGTATTGAGAAACAAGAATAACCGTATAATGCTTAAGTTTGGGAGGGTCATTATATTATTTGattgttctgtatttcagaCAGTGGTTTGTAGGATTAGTTAAGAAAATGCTATTAAACCTTTTGAAAGGAAGTGCAGAATTTTACAACTAGCTACCTGCATGTGTCCTTATTTCCTCTTCCAGTTGTTCGCACCATACTGCACTGTCGTCttaacttctgaaaactttattaaaaacacaACCACTTGCCTTTATAATGGCACTAAGGTGAGAATAAAAACTCTGGGTAGCTTAGTGTGTGTTGTAGTTTAACCTATCCAAAGCAAGTATTTAGTTCTGGGAGAGATTGGTCTCTTTGAACTGCCAGCAAGAAATAGAAGCTGATGAGagtacaaagcaaaaaaaataaaggtggtTAGATTTGGTCTCCTCAGAAAAGCTAATCAAAACAACATATTTTTGGAAGAGTACTGGTACTGGTTTGCTGCATACTTTAATACAAAACTAGAAGGCTGTATCAGTTAATGATTAAAGATCACTTtatcctgctgcagctctggggatCTTGTGTCCTGTCTTCCAGGGCATAAAGCAAACTAAGAGTGCAGCTGTTATAGCAGCCCTGTGTTGCTGACTTTTCAGTCAGATCTAAAGGGACATCTGCCTCAAAACCCAGTGCTGTGGGGACAGCATTCCATGTCCCTGTATGGAGGGGAGAATGGTATATTGAAGTTATGAGAAACACTTGATGTGCCTACCTGTCATTGGTGTTTAAGATCAGAAGCTAAAAAAGGATGTATCTGGACAGAGTTCCTCTGACCTAAAACATCTTACTTCAAGGAAGTGAGCCATCCTACATTAGTAAGCTATCAGTTGGGTTCTCTGCCATTATAAGTAGTGTAACTTATTTGCCCTTTAACTTCACCTGCACAAAATCCGTTTCAGCTTCCTGTAAACTGCTAACAAAGTCTGACTGAACTCAGCAAATTATTTGGATCAGGAAGAATGAGAAATTTAAACTTTAAACTTCCGTGCTTCAAACAAAAAGTACAGCTCTTTGAATGCTAGTCCTCAAGTACTGTCCTGCACATCGGATCAAGGCACCTTGGTTCAAATGTCTCTgtgtaaataatgtgaaagtggTCTCAGACTTTGAGGAAGTGTCTTAAACTTACGGCTGTGGGTTATTTTTGTTCATGTGTGTGTTGAAGTGGTTAAGGTTTATGTAAATTACTTTGTGGCTGGCCAGTCATTGAAGTGGAAGGAAACCTGGGCTCTGACTCCTGTTCCAGTGAATGTAGAATGTGACACTCCATCCCTAGCAGAGATTGAGAGAAATCACACCGAGGCTAGCACGTGGCCCTGGGCTGTAGGCAATAGACTTAAATTTTACCCAAGCAGGCAGTAAAGAAGCTTGACCAACAGTACTTGAGATATGAGTGTTCTAATAACTAGACATGTAATGTAAGAAGTAGAAAAAGTTTCCTGTTTGGTGAATGAGTTGCATCTGCATCTAATGGGGGGAGTCAATAGTCTTTCCCTGTATTTCCTGTGGTTTGTCTTGAGTAGCTGTGCAAATTTCTTGTTTAtcacaatgcttttttttcagtttaaaagtaGCCTCCGAGAGGGTCGCTGGAGAGCTCAGCATGCTGTCAGATCAAAGTGTGATTAAATATACATAGTCTGAAGTGTAACTTGTTCTGGAAAGAATGATGACAATTGCAGGTTAAACTGGTTTTTAAAGAGGCGCCACAAACATTGTACTTCACTGATGTTAAAGCACGTTGCAGGTGCtagcctctgctgccttctcacaCAGtgctgatagaaaaaaaaaaaatcataaaatgcaATGGAAACTGCAATGATGCAATATGAATTTTATAGAATTTAGAATTCTGTATAGAAATATAGAATGTAGACAGGTAAGGCTTGCTCGTAACTTTTCTGTGTTCATTAGCTAGCTGCTTTCAGAACTGGCCTTTAACTATTAGCCTAATGAGAAATTTATTCATAAATTCAAGTTATTTAAAGATTTGGTGCTAGCACGCACCACCAGTTTGGCAGAATTGGACAGCTCACGAAGAAAACCTCACGGCCAGGTgtgggcggggcggggcctTGCAGGAGAACACACACACCTTCGCAGGTGACTCTCGGTGCTTTCCCAGGCGACCCCCAAACCCGGGGCTGGGTCACCCCCGAAACACAGCAGCCCGAAGTGTGAAGGGGCGCCCCGGCCGGGGGCAGCCGCGCATGCGCCCCGGCGCGGGCCCCGGGGGTGTGGCCTGAggccgccccccctccccccaggcGGTGCGCCCCTCGCGTCCGGCGGCGGCGCTGCAGCGCTCAgcttaccccccccccccctccccggcccagGAAGGAGGCGGCCGGAGCAAGATGGCGGCGCGAGTGCTGCTGCGGTGGAGCCTGGCGGGAGCCAGCGCCGTACCGCGTCtcccgcccggcggcggccTGGCCCTCAGGTGAGCCCTGAGGGGGTGAGGCGGGCGGGAGAGGGCCGCCGAGGGAGGCTGGAGACGGAGCCGGCGCCGCCCGCGCTTCCCCTCGTCCCGCCGCCTAggctcaccccccaccccaccccccctccttTTACTGACTGGAAATGGCGCCCACTCGCCCGGACAGCTGACGGGCCGGGCCCGCGGCCCTGCCGTAGGGCGGGGAGTGCGCCCCTCTCGGGGTGTCCCTCAAGGTCATGGGCCACAAGgccagccccttcccttccctcctgcaagGCCGCCCCTGGGTGGGGGCGAtggccgcgccgccccccggcctgccccgccggggccgggtGCCCCCCAGCCGCCTGCCCCCCGGGCTCAGGCCGCACGGCCCCCCCACCGCGCAGGGGGGGGCACGGCCACCCTGCCCGCCTGTATTGCTGGGGGCGGGGTGTATGGAGGCTCTGCACCCACATATCCCCTCAGGGTCACAGCCTATAGCTGCCCCGCATCCCAGTTCCACCAAGCAACAGGGTGCGTGGCCACCCCTCCTCCCGTGCCCTCTGGTGTCGGGGGGCATGGCTGCTGGGTGCGCAGGGTGCCAGGCTGCGCCCCGGCCCGAGGTCCCtgtgcccccaccccaggcaTCTCCCTGTCATCACCATGCACAGCTACACATGGGCTCCGGCATGTCCGTGCACCCCTTGGCTATCGGGGCACATGTGCTCATGCTTCTTTTAGGAGCTGGGGGGCTTGTGCACATACATACAGCCCCCAGGTGTCAGGGTACAGGCACAGGCACATCCATCAAGTTTAGGGGTGCAGGCATTTGCACGCCCCCGTGTTTGATGTCTGAAGGGTCAGGCACATGCGCAGCTGTTGGGTGGCAAgagtgtacacacacacacagacacacacacccccccacccacccacctctCAGGGCACAGATGTGCACATGTGTGTCTTGGGTGTAGAAAGCAGACACGCATGCTCCCTGGGTGCTGGAGACACAGACACGTCCGAACTGGGAAAGATacacatgtttttttcctcccttccttggATTCATGGAAAGCTGCTCTCTCAAGCGTCAGAATGGGCAGCTAAGGCATCACTTATGGTGCAAGGATGGTGCAAGACTAAGGCATCGCTGCAAACAACTGTTTAAAGCAGGAATGGGGAGAGTTGTGGAGACTGTTGTCAGATTTTATGTGCATGTTTtaggttgtgggtttttttttttttatttcaaataaacataGTTTAGACCACAGATCAAAACCTGTCAATTATAGacaagttctttttctttcttttccaggcaGACATGGGTTACTACAAACTCTAAATATTTGACCTGATGTCTCCCACCCAGTTTATATTTTGTGCTAAAGCATAAGCTGAATGGGTTAGAAGTGTTTTCACCATCATTTTTAATCCAATAAAAGCAAGCTATGCAGTGTAATCCTTTTGTGTTCATAGTCCAGTCTTTGTAGCAAGAAAGCTAAGCCTATAGTTTACATTTCTAGGATAAGAACTTGCTAGCAAAGTCAATCAGTGCCTTAAAAGATTGAATGAAAACTCTCTTTAATCAGTAttgttcctggaaaaaaaattgtgaaagtGTGATGGTAATTCCATATAGTGTGTCTGTATTCATTCTATGTGCatattcacattttcattaGTGATATTTGGATTTTGGAATAATTTGGATCTGATACCTGTTATACTTGGAGCATGTATTATAATGTTGTGGGGCATAATGTTAAGAAGTTAGTTAAAAGTAGATCTTTTGGATGATGGATTAGTTTTGAAGTAATTTGTGGTTGGTGCTCCTAACTGGCAGTCCAAATACATGAATTTAGTCTCTACGCTTCCAGAGCTAATCTTGGGTATGTATTGCCCACACAAGTGAACCAGTAACCAGCTCAGAGCTCCTTGATTTGTGGGTGTATAGAATGACACCAGTAGTGTATGACTTCTCTGAGGAtatggattaaaaataaagcccTAGGATCTCAGGTTGGGTGCACTTCAGCGGTTACCATTCTTTATTACAAGTGTATGTTGAGATGGATAGTCATGATTTGTTAGTCCTTGTTCATGAGGAACTTTACAATTGCTGGGTACAAGATTTTACATAAATGTAAAGTATTACTCATTTTACTgtattgaaaattaaatataccTCTAGTTTCGGAGCAGTTTAACAATCAAGTCACAAGACTGTCCTAATGAGCAAAggaatttgcttttcagtattgTCTCCATAACTTCAGCTTACTCTTGCTGCTGATAGAGCTGGTTCACAAAAAAAGCATCATGATCATTTGTCTCTCTCATCTTCAAAATTTGCTGCAAGCAGTAATCCTTTTAGAAGAATGTTCTAAGTATTAGTTTACCAACTCCATTTAATGAAGGGGAAGAAATGGTCATATTTACATATCTGAGTTGAAAAAATGAGCGCTGCAAAACTGGGGCTGAGTTCTGTCTTGTAGAGCCAGTGAGCATTAGTGCTTACTTTAAGGGAGCTTTTTGAAACAGCTTGGATTTATTAGGTGAGATTTACCCCCTATCATCTGGGACAGTTTGTGCTTCTGTGGCACCTGATACAGGTGTGACATCACAACTGCAGTCACCTGTGCATCACCTCCTCTGGCTGAGATCAGAGATATGTCTGCTCCAGGCAACTTCGTACCCTCTGTTCTAGCAACAGCCTTATCGTGGAATGCCCTTTTCAGTGCTTGTACTCAGGAACAGCTGCTTAGCTTTCAGCACGGCAACATGGCTGTGTGTTCACCTAGGGCCAAAGAAGGCATCATTTTCAATACTCTGATAAGATATTTACTAATTAGTTCTTAACACTGACGGTCATCTCAGCTGCAGTTGTTCTTCTGGTTGTTATTGTTTCTCTACtatgaaatacttttcctttcctctacCCTGTTTCCACAGGGTGAACCAGTTCGTTATGTTATCGTCAGACATTGGGACTAAAAGATTGATTGTTAAAAAACACTGCTAGTGCGAACTACTTTTGTGTAATACTGGCAGACGTGTTCATGGAAGATATTATTCCCAAAGGAGGTTGAgattttctttccccattttttttccttgaatgcTTGTCACAAACTTTAATATCTGGAAGACAGCTTTATAGCTGAGGATTGATAGCTGTCTGCTGGATCTCTAGTCAGTAATTAAGGGTGAAAAGCTGACTTCTG contains:
- the MRPS17 gene encoding 28S ribosomal protein S17, mitochondrial; protein product: MSVPRGAVHAKWIVGKVIGTKMQKTAKVRVTRLVLDPYLLKFFNKRKTYFAHDPLQQCVVGDIVLLKALPERRSKHVKHELAEIVFKVGNVIDPITGKPCAGTRFLENLSDSENLTEADTTYLSEKLQELKVHSTDK